Proteins encoded within one genomic window of Oryza brachyantha chromosome 7, ObraRS2, whole genome shotgun sequence:
- the LOC102719501 gene encoding transcription elongation factor TFIIS-like, translated as MGAAGTMERELLEAFEAVRKAADAVGEGESPEAARCVDALRRLRGARVTTAALVSTQVGKRIRYLTKHPHSSIKSTASDLLGYWKKVVIEEDKKNGSPQNGKSSSTMVKIEKVEPMKIVKASPRATVNKDMNVSVVKHKGGKVEKFSNPELRTLSVKVEKVQKESQEVSSVENPSPVQNGRPRLTSIVKCGDASRDRFRVILGDAFSRVSEETRKDDREEVMNMVDKVEACDPFRVAVTVECALFQKLGSFNGPNKQRYRSLMFNLKDDNNTDFRRRVLLGQIGPERFADLTPAEMASDTRKLENKKIQEKALFECERGGAPKATTDQFKCGRCGQRKTTYYQLQTRSADEPMTTFVTCVNCNNHWKFC; from the exons atgGGGGCTGCGGGGACGATGGAGAGGGAGCTCCTGGAGGCGTTCGAGGCGGTGAGGAAGGCCGCGGACGCGGTCGGGGAGGGGGAGTCGCCGGAGGCCGCCCGCTGCGTCGACGCGCTGCGGAGGCTGCGGGGcgcccgcgtcaccaccgccgccctcgTATCCACGCAG GTGGGGAAACGTATCCGCTATCTCACCAAGCATCCTCACTCAAGCATAAAATCAACAGCTTCAGACTTATTAGGATACTGGAAAAAGGTTGTTATCGaagaagacaagaaaaatgggTCTCCGCAGAATGGAAAATCAAGTTCTACTATGGTAAAGATTGAGAAGGTGGAGCCTATGAAAATTGTGAAGGCATCACCAAGGGCTACTGTCAACAAAGATATGAATGTCAGTGTTGTGAAGCACAAAGGTGGAAAGGTTGAGAAGTTTTCAAATCCCGAGCTGAGAACCCTATCTGTCAAGGTTGAGAAAGTACAGAAGGAATCTCAGGAAGTATCTTCTGTTGAGAACCCATCTCCTGTCCAAAATGGTCGTCCAAGATTGACATCCATTGTTAAATGTGGCGATGCTAGTCGTGATAGGTTTCGGGTGATACTTGGTGATGCCTTCTCCAGAGTTTCTGAAGAGACTAGAAAGGATGACAGGGAGGAAGTGATGAACATGGTAGATAAAGTAGAAGCATGCGACCCTTTCAGGGTTGCCGTGACGGTGGAGTGTGCCTTGTTTCAGAAGCTGGGGAGTTTCAATGGACCTAATAAGCAAAGATACAGATCATTGATGTTCAATCTGAAGGATGATAACAACACAGACTTCCGGAGAAGGGTTCTTCTTGGGCAAATTGGGCCCGAGAGATTTGCTGACCTAACTCCTGCAGAGATGGCGAGCGACACAAGGAAGCTTGAGAACAAGAAGATCCAGGAGAAGGCTCTGTTCGAGTGTGAGCGCGGGGGAGCCCCAAAGGCGACAACTGACCAGTTCAAGTGCGGCAGGTGTGGCCAGCGCAAGACTACCTACTATCAGCTGCAGACGCGGAGCGCCGACGAGCCGATGACGACGTTCGTGACCTGCGTGAACTGCAACAATCACTGGAAGTTCTGCTGA
- the LOC102706671 gene encoding uncharacterized protein LOC102706671: MAGGAGEDHLSALPDDVLRLILLRLPSTAEAARISALSRHWRHLWTTLTELRFPDVTDLASVRAVLRRHPAPVLHKLHVRHELTVASGRVPDKIAAVLGLAAPRLEGELCFEIITPANQNPAAGAAGVGGTFQIPCFNKATEIIINLPDHLGIRLPPTGVFAKLTVMMLTRLDKQNQRDLGGAVSSEGCPSLQHLILGKSYVSSHLAIRSESLLRVRLFCLRGLERLTVVAPVLKELGVNNCLVTSVASADISAPAVEELHWIDGFDPLLVQFSAMPRLWSLAVCGAPSRIHDVGNSQSLPLLQRFVSAREVHILLMYPFFLANFDLMVEAEKTLPAVEILCLKFCTRGHAFGPCLFHFLRMCTSIRQLDMDFDDGSKIRCSFNCICHQPQVWETMNICLNFLQKVEMKNLSGTEYEISFVKQLLRWVPMLKTITLRFDHSVSEEVCMELLSLSTPGICMEIYLHRNGDEVKYSGVSLKRHGDD, translated from the exons atggcgggcggcgccggcgaagacCACCTCAGCGCTCTCCCCGACGACGTCCTCCGTctcatcctcctccgcctcccctccaccgccgAGGCCGCGCGGATCAGCGCCCTCTCCCGCCACTGGCGCCACCTCTGGACCACCCTCACGGAGCTGCGGTTCCCCGACGTCACCGACCTCGCCAGCGtccgcgccgtcctccgccgccaccccgcccCGGTCCTCCACAAGCTGCATGTCCGCCACGAGCTTACCGTTGCTAGCGGCCGCGTCCCGGATAAGATCGCCGCGGTCCTCGGATTGGCCGCGCCCCGCCTCGAAGGCGAGCTCTGCTTCGAGATCATCACGCCGGCGAACCAAAatccggcggcgggggcggctgGGGTCGGGGGCACGTTTCAGATCCCGTGCTTCAACAAGGCCACGGAGATCATCATCAACCTACCCGACCACCTTGGCATCCGGCTGCCACCAACCGGCGTCTTCGCGAAGCTCACGGTGATGATGTTGACCCGCTTGGACAAACAGAACCAGCGCGATCTCGGCGGCGCGGTCTCATCGGAGGGTTGTCCTTCGCTACAGCACCTCATCCTCGGCAAATCTTATGTCTCGTCACATCTTGCCATCCGCTCCGAGTCTCTCCTCCGTGTTCGTCTGTTCTGCCTGCGAGGCTTGGAGCGGCTCACGGTTGTTGCTCCTGTGCTTAAAGAACTAGGTGTGAACAATTGCCTCGTCACGAGTGTGGCAAGCGCTGACATATCTGCTCCGGCGGTTGAGGAACTTCACTGGATTGATGGGTTCGATCCGCTCTTGGTCCAATTCAGTGCGATGCCACGCCTCTGGAGTCTCGCTGTCTGCGGCGCGCCGAGCAGAATACATGATGTTGGAAATTCGCAGTCTCTGCCACTCCTGCAGCGTTTTGTGTCAGCCCGTGAAGTTCATATCCTTCTCATGTATCCATTT TTCTTGGCTAACTTTGATCTCATGGTGGAAGCCGAGAAGACGCTCCCTGCCGTCGAAATCCTATGTCTGAAGTTCTGTACAAGAGGACATGCCTTTGGACCTTGTCTATTCCATTTTCTTAGGATGTGTACCAGTATAAGGCAACTGGATATGGACTTCGACGATGGCAGTAAG ATTCGTTGCTCATTTAACTGCATTTGTCATCAGCCTCAAGTCTGGGAAACAATGAATATCTGCTTGAATTTTCTCCAGAAAgttgaaatgaaaaatttgAGTGGAACAGAGTATGAAATATCTTTTGTGAAACAACTGTTGAGATGGGTGCCAATGCTCAAGACGATTACTCTAAGATTTGATCATTCAGTCAGCGAGGAGGTGTGCATGGAGCTACTTAGCTTGTCTACCCCCGGGATTTGCATGGAAATTTACTTGCACCGCAATGGAGATGAGGTGAAGTACAGCGGAGTGAGCCTGAAGAGGCATGGAGATGATTAA
- the LOC102706396 gene encoding putative FBD-associated F-box protein At5g56400: MAGGAGEDHLSALPDDVLRLILLRLPSTAEAARFSALSRRWRDLWTTLTELRFPDVTDLASVSAVLRRHPAPVLHKLHVRHELTVASGRVPDKIAAVLGLAAPLLEGELCFEIITPANQNPAAEAAEIGGAFQIPCFKKATEIIIILSDHLGIRLPPIGVFAKLTVLQLSHLDKQNQRDLGGAVSSEGCPSLQHLLLIKCHVSSHLAIRSESLLRVHLFELRGLERLTVVAPVLKELGVNYCFVMSVARADISAPAVEELHWIDVFDPFLVQFSAMPRLRSLAVWGAPSRIYDVGKSHSLPLLQRIVSAREVHILLMYPFDIANFDLMVEAEKTLPAVEILSLKFCTGGHAFGPCLFTFLRMCTGIRQLNLDFDDGSKIRCSFDCICHQPQVWETMNIRLNLLQKVEMKNLSGAEYEISFVKRLLRWVPMLKTITLRFDHSVSEEVCKELLSSSSPGICMEMYLHCNGDEVKYSGVDLEPMILS, encoded by the exons atggcgggcggcgccggcgaagacCACCTCAGCGCGCTCCCCGACGACGTCCTCCGTctcatcctcctccgcctcccctccaccgccgAGGCCGCGCGGTTCAGCGCCCTCTCCCGCCGCTGGCGCGACCTCTGGACCACCCTCACGGAGCTGCGGTTCCCCGACGTCACCGACCTCGCCAGCGTCAGCGCcgtgctccgccgccaccccgcccCGGTCCTCCACAAGCTGCATGTCCGCCACGAGCTTACCGTTGCTAGCGGCCGCGTCCCGGATAAGATCGCCGCGGTCCTCGGCTTggccgcgcccctcctcgAAGGCGAGCTCTGCTTCGAGATCATCACGCCGGCGAACCAAAatccggcggcggaggcggctgaGATCGGGGGAGCGTTTCAGATCCCGTGCTTCAAGAAGGCCACGgagatcatcatcatcctatCCGACCACCTTGGCATCCGGCTGCCACCAATCGGCGTCTTCGCGAAGCTCACGGTGCTGCAGTTGAGCCACTTGGACAAACAGAACCAGCGCGATCTCGGCGGCGCGGTCTCGTCGGAGGGTTGTCCTTCGCTACAacacctcctcctcatcaAATGTCATGTCTCGTCACATCTTGCCATCCGCTCCGAGTCTCTCCTCCGTGTTCATCTGTTTGAGCTGCGAGGCTTGGAGCGGCTCACGGTTGTTGCTCCTGTGCTTAAAGAACTAGGTGTGAACTATTGCTTCGTCATGAGTGTGGCAAGGGCTGACATATCTGCTCCGGCGGTTGAGGAACTTCACTGGATTGATGTGTTCGATCCGTTCTTGGTCCAATTCAGTGCGATGCCACGCCTCCGGAGTCTCGCTGTCTGGGGCGCGCCGTCCAGAATATATGATGTTGGAAAGTCGCACTCTCTGCCACTCCTGCAGCGTATTGTGTCAGCCCGTGAAGTTCATATCCTTCTGATGTATCCATTT GACATTGCTAACTTTGATCTCATGGTGGAAGCAGAGAAGACGCTCCCTGCCGTCGAAATCCTATCTCTGAAGTTCTGTACAGGAGGACACGCCTTTGGACCTTGTCTATTCACTTTTCTTAGGATGTGTACCGGTATAAGGCAACTGAATCTGGACTTCGACGATGGCAGTAAG ATTCGTTGCTCATTTGACTGCATTTGTCATCAGCCTCAAGTCTGggaaaccatgaatatccgctTGAATTTGCTCCAGAAAGTTGAAATGAAAAATCTGAGTGGAGCAGAGTATGAAATATCTTTTGTGAAACGACTGTTGAGATGGGTGCCAATGCTCAAGACGATTACTCTAAGATTTGATCATTCAGTCAGCGAGGAGGTGTGCAAGGAGCTACTTAGCTCCTCTAGCCCCGGGATTTGCATGGAAATGTACTTGCACTGCAATGGAGATGAGGTGAAGTATAGCGGAGTGGACCTGGAGCCCATGATACTCAGTTAA